A window from Triticum aestivum cultivar Chinese Spring chromosome 6D, IWGSC CS RefSeq v2.1, whole genome shotgun sequence encodes these proteins:
- the LOC123144332 gene encoding skin secretory protein xP2 produces the protein MAGGGGRRDAEAAVRIGSGNVFAALEALKKKKKKKPPSASSSAPGRKVNGTKKPAAPGKGEENAPRPPPEVFWAPAPLKSKSWADVEDEDDDDYFATTAPPRPVWETASAAADGKAGAEEETESEDDGLDVDMGDDELEEPEHGHEVDVPSEPEVKESAPVPVHSKDTEKQLSKKELKKKELAELDAVLAELGISENATLADVTSKSERKPDGQKGDGDKKGLPVPSESKTSKKKKLRKEKPSKDSKEQPNEVDSSKDHGGAADDTKSGEEATAVDLKEKMKKIAASKKKKSSKEVDAAAKHAAMEAAARSAKLAAAKKKEKSHYNQQPVR, from the exons ATGGCGGGAGGCGGCGGTCGGAGGGACGCGGAGGCCGCCGTGAGGATCGGCAGCGGCAACGTGTTCGCCGCGCTCGAGgcgctcaagaagaagaagaagaagaagccgccTTCCGCGTCCTCGTCCGCTCCGGGGCGGAAGGTGAACGGGACCAAGAAGCCCGCCGCGCCAGGGAAGGGGGAGGAGAacgcgccgcggccgccgccggagGTTTTCTGGGCGCCCGCGCCGCTCAAGTCGAAGTCGTGGGCCGACGtagaggacgaggacgacgacgactaCTTCGCCACCACCGCCCCTCCGCGTCCCGTCTGGGaaaccgcctccgccgccgcggacGGCAAGGCCGGCGCCGAGGAG GAAACTGAGAGTGAAGATGATGGTCTTGATGTTGACATGGGTGATGATGAGCTAGAGGAACCCGAGCATGGACATGAAGTTGATGTACCATCTGAACCTGAGGTTAAAGAATCTGCTCCAGTGCCTGTCCATTCTAAAGACACAGAAAAGCAACTTTCAaagaaggaattgaagaagaaagAGCTTGCAGAACTAGATGCTGTTCTGGCCGAGTTGGGGATTTCTGAAAATGCTACACTGGCTGACGTCACTAGTAAAT CTGAAAGAAAGCCTGATGGACAGAAAGGAGATGGGGATAAGAAGGGTCTTCCTGTACCATCAGAAAGCAAGACTTCAAAAAAGAAGAAACTAAGGAAGGAGAAACCATCGAAGGATTCCAAAGAGCAGCCCAATGAAGTGGATTCCAGCAAGGACCATGGAGGGGCGGCCGATGATACAAAGTCTGGAGAGGAAGCTACCGCTGTGGACttgaaggagaagatgaagaagatAGCTGCATCGAAAAAGAAAAAATCAAGCAAGGAGGTGGATGCTGCCGCCAAGCACGCTGCGATGGAGGCCGCCGCTAGGAGTGCGAAGCTCGCTGCTgcaaagaagaaagagaagagcCACTACAACCAACAGCCCGTGCGATAG